The genomic region ATGGACTTAATGCGTTTTTCCCGGATTCCATAAAGATCAATGATATTCCTCCGGCTATGGAGTTCTCTTCATTCAAGTTATATACGCACAAAGGTGTTAGTGAACTTCCTGTCATAAATGGGGGCGTTAACTTAGTCCCAAAGGATTGCAATTTCTTTACGGTGGAATTTTCTTCTCTCGACTTTTCAACGCCTTCAAAAAATCTCTATCGCTACATTCTCGAAGGCTTCGATAACCAGTGGGTAGAACTGGGTCCGAAGAATATTGTTTCCTTTACTAATCTACGTCCAGGAACATACACCTTACGGGTTCAAGGTACTAATGCCGATGGAGTTTGGAATCTGATGGGGATAAGTATAGAAATTGTTATAAAAACAAATTTTTGGAATACTCAATTTGCTCGTGGGCTATTTATTGTTGTTTTCATTCTTGGCGTTTTATTCTTTCTGTGGTTTCGTACACGAGGACTAAGGGAGTCGAGACGTCTTTTACATGAGCGGGAATCTGCTATTGCTGAGGTTCATAAGCAAAAGGAGGAATTGGTGGTAAAGAATAAAAGCATCACCGATAGCATTACCTACGCAAAGCGGATTCAAGAAGCCCTTTTGCCCTCAATGAATCTTTTTAAGAAAATTATTCCGGAGTCATTTATTTTGTATATGCCAAAGGATATCGTGAGTGGTGATTTCTACTGGATAAATGAAACGAAGGATAAAATTTTTGTGGCGGTGGTGGATTGTACCGGACATGGAGTTCCTGGTGCTTTTATGTCGATAATTGGCTTCGAATTGTTGCGTAGTATTACAACCATTCAGAAGGTGGACGACGCCGCAGAGATTCTGAATAGGCTCAACAAGGGTGTTAATGAAACCTTTCGTACTACAGATGATGATGTTGCAGTGAAGGATGGAATGGATGTTGCCTTTTGCGTGATCGATAAAAAGGCCAAGAAAGTTCAGTTCTCTGGAGCGTTTAATAATATGTATATTGTTCGGGAGGATAAAATCATTGAGGTGAAGGGTGATCGGTATGCGGTTGGATTGATTGCTGAAGGCGAGCATACATTTTCTAGCGAAATGATTGATTTAGAGACGGGTGATATGCTCTACCTGTTCACGGATGGATTTGTAGATCAATTCGGTGGTCCCGAAGGCAAGAAATACAAGTTTAGACGGTTCCGACATCTTTTGCTAAATATCCACAGTGAACCGCTTGATGTTCAGAGGCGGTTACTTGAGGAGAATATGATGGATTGGCGGAAAGGCCATGAGCAGGTTGATGATATTTTGATCATTGGTATCAATCCTTTGGTGTAATCAATTGCATATAGTTCGCAACGAACCTATCTCTATTATGGATAGATCCGTTATTCAATCAAACAAATTTGAGTTAGACTATTGTCCTTTTCTTTTGAGGAATTTAACCAGTAGTATTGGCAGCATCAGGAGCGTGAGGAGTGTCGCGATTCGACCAATATAGTCACCCCAAACAGCGTAAAAGGTGATCTTGTTGTTGGTAACAACTTCACCCTTAATGTAACCACGCTGCCACCATCCCAGCCTTTTTACTACTTCACCTTTAAGATTAATGATTGCTGAGATTCCTGTATTAGCTGATCGTGCAATGTATCTTCGTGTTTCAATAGCCCTAAGCGATGAGTATGAGAGGTGTTGCCGGTAACCTGGTGTGTCGCCCCACCAGCCATCGTTTGTGATTATAGCTCCTACGTTTGCACCATTCCTCACCCATCCTGAATAGTACTCTCCATACACTGATTCGTAGCATATGGCTGGTGCAACTCGGATACTATCGTTGCTCGATTGGAATACTGTTCGCTCTTCTTGCGTTCCTAAACTGCCTATTGTTCCACCCAAATTGACAGCGAGTTCTTCTATGAATGGGAGATACTCTAGGTAAGGCATCTTTTCAACACCCACCACCAGCAGGGATTTGTGGTACACTCGAAAGCCGCTTGTATTTATTTGGAGTGCGGCGTTGTATCTATCATAAAATTGGTTAGCATCGGAATATTTCCGAGCAGTTGGTGTAGGCTTATACGGTGTATCGTAGGTTTTCATGGAAGTCATTCCCACAATCATACTGGCGTTTGGATGCTGCTCCATAAATTGTTTTACCATAGCTATCGATGGGGCGAGTTCTAGTGACTCCTCCATTATTCTCCCCTGAAGTGCTGTCTCGGGCCCAAGAATTAGTTTTGTGCTCGAATCGACGGCTTCAGCAGCAAGGTTTAGAAGAATTGCTGTTTGTTCTTCGGACGACAAACCATCGAATTTTTCGTGGTAAGGGTCAATGTTGGGTTGTAGTAAGACAACGTTTACCTTTTTACCAGTTTCCACAACGTTGTAATAGATTATTGTGGAGGTGATAATTGGAAGGAGCACAATACATAGCGTCACTATAGTCATCTTGTAGGCATGTCGCTTTCCTCTATCAATAATGGATATGATTGTCGAGAATAAGACAACATTTACTAGTAATGCCCAAAGAGATCCTCCAAAAATGCCAGTATACTCATACCACTGAATGAAAAATGTGTCTTTTGCAAAACCATTTCCAAGTGTAAGCCATGGAAAACTTATTTCGGCGTTAGTGTAGAAGTATTCGAAGGCAATCCAAAAGAATATAAGGCTAATGTAACCGGGTGTTTGACCAAGCCTTTTTTTTGTTATATGAAAAAGTGCAAAAACGAGGCTGCCAAAAGTGGCATGAATGATAATTGCAGCAATCAAACCGGCAGTTGCTGCATTTTTTATCCACCATGTGTCAATTCCAGCCCATATTGCCATTGCCAATGCTGCGTACATTATGACTGTCCGTGTTCTTGCATTCTTCTCGGAGAGTAGGTGCTCTGCGTATAGTATTGGAGTAAAAGCAAATAGGAGAATTAGGCCTGAAAAACTTTCATACCATGGCAGGGCTAAAAGTAGGCCGCTTGCAATGCTTAATAGAAGCGGAAGTCTTTTTGATTCTAATATTTTCATAATCTCTCTTTTCTGGTATTCGAATTTAGCGCAAATTTTAACTTAAATTTTGAAACAATGACTGTTTTCCAGGGAATGTTTTCGTAATAATTGGCGTAATTTGTCATCGGTATTATCTGCCTCAATTAAAAGGTAGTATTTCTGTTATTTGTCGAACGCGGTGTGGCTAATGATCATTGTTTCGTAATTGCAAGTAGGACTTATGCGGTCTGTCTAGATGTGCAATATCCACGGGGTTAGATGAAAAACATTTGTTAACTTTGGTCCTTTGTTCTTGATTGTATATTTGATAGTAGTTATAACGGAATTTGGTTTATAATGGGTTTAGTATTATTGATTAAAGGAATAATTGTTGGTTTATTAGCATCTATTCCGCTTGGGCCAATTGGTGTTATTTGCATTCAAAGAACAATAAACAAAGGGAGATTGTCTGGGTTCATGTCGGGTATTGGTGCTGCTACAGCGGATACCATTTTTGCTACTATTGCAGGCTTTAGCCTAACCTTTATTATTAATTTTATAGAGGAGAAGCAGTTTTTCTTTCAAGTTGCTGGTGGATTTATTGTTATGGCTTTGGGTATTAGTATATTCTACACCAATCCAATTCGTCAGTTAAAAAGACATCGAAAAAACAAAGGTAGCCTCATCGAGGATTATCTATCGGTTCTTTTTTTGACAATAACCAATCCCTTGGCAGTATTCCTTTTTATTGGCCTTTTTGCAACACTGCGTATTGTATCGCCTGGGGGTAATGTTCTTTACGCTGGGATTTTACTTAGTGGAGTCTTTATTGGTGCCGCTGCTTGGTGGTTGGTATTGAGTACCGTAGTAAATCGTTTTAGAGCAAGGTTTCGCTTGAAACAACTTTGGTATATAAATAAGATTTCAGGAGGGGTAATATTTATTTTGGGATTAATTGCTGCTTTTGAGACGCTTTTGCCTTTTTTTGCTAACTTGTAGATGTATTTTATTTGTCCTAATTTCGACGAAATAGCTTTAAATGTATGCCTAATCCAAATGTTATTTTCAAAATATTTCAATTTAATATGGCTGAAAGCCTACCCGATGATTTGAAACGCAAGGTTGCTGCGTTGAATCTATTTGGGCTTGTTTCTGTAACTCTTTTTACTGTATATGCCATAATTGGACTGTTAACAGAAGCTGATGTTATAGTAATTGCTTCTCTTGCAGCATTGCTTTTGACACTTCTCTCCATTTTATTTCTCAATCGAAGAGGCAAAGTAACCCTCTCTGCCTATACTTTGATTTTAAGCTATATGGTTGTTGGTTTGGGTATGGCTTATACTGGTGTTTCTGACCAGTTTTCCCTCCTAAATAGTTACTTTTTACCTTTGTTTGCAGTGTTTATGCTTTCAAGTAACCGTGCCCTGTTGGTATCCTCACTCTATTTGGGGTTGGTTTCTGCATTACTTTTTTTCCCACTTTTCGATAGGGTAATAGCCTTTAGTTTATCCTTTAAAATTACATTTTTCGTCTCCTATATCTTAGTTTTCCTTACAAGTTGGTTTGTTGAGTATTTTTGGATTTCAGTTCAATCGGATCTAGAGAAGCAAGTGCTTGTTGAACGGAATGCGACAAAGCGCAAGGATGAGTTTATTGCGAGCCTCTCACATCAGATAAGAACTCCTCTTAATAACATAATGGTTATTGCCAACTTGGTAGACAGTTTGGCCGAGGATGAGAAGATGAAGGACTTAATTGATACTATTCATGCTTCGACCAACAATTTGGTGAATGTCGTAAATAGTATGGTAGAGGTTGCAAACGTTGATGTGACTGAACGTGACAGTTTTATTATCAACTTTAATCTAAGCCAAACAGTTGCGAATACCATTAAGCTCTTCGCCCACCAGTATTCCAGCAATATTCAGTTTAATCTCAAAATCGATGAAATTATTCCTTCTTCATTAGGTGGCGAGCCAGTGAAAATTAAGCAAATATTTCTCAACCTGATTGAATCACTCATAAAAGCCAAGAGCAATAATAAGATTCTCATTGATATAGTGGTAAAGAAGTTAAGTGAATCTCCTGAAAGGGTTGAGTTACTTTTCGAATTGCGAAGCAATAGCCCAATTTTCATTCCCACTGGAGATGGTCGTAATCAGTTGATTACAAACGACATGGTTGGTAATGCAATTGGTAGTCAAGTGCTCGTAGATGTGCTCGACTTAAGGATTACGCAACGATTAATAGAATCGAATGGGGGACGTTTATCTATTAACCTCCATTCTGAAACTTCTGTATTCTCTTTTCCCTATTCGTTCTACAAGGTTGTCGATATAAATGCTTTAACACGGGAAGAGTTGGATGGGCAAAGTATGCAAAACAATTTATCAACTTCTCCGAATAGCTTAATGAGGAAGGTGGATTTAGCTGATGCAAATGTTTTACTCGTTGAAGACAACTTGATTAACCAGAAAATTGTAATTCTGAGTTTAAAGAAACTTGTTAAAAACATTGAGATTGCGAATAATGGCAAGGAGGCTTTAGATAAGTTTGGAACTAGCCGTTTCGATATTATCTTAATGGATATACAGATGCCCATTATGAACGGCATTGTTACAACGCGTAAGATTCGTGAGATTGAATCATCAACGAATACACACACACCGATTATTGCCATTACTGCAAACGCACTGCAGGGCGATAGAGAAGAGTGTATTAGTGCAGGGATGGATGAATACTTGAGTAAGCCATTCCAGATTGAGGTGCTGATACAGAAGATGAAAAAATTACTGCAGGGCAGCTAATAGCCTTACAAAAGATCCGACTTTTAGGTCGGATTTTTTTATTTCCCTTATCACACTTGTGTCGATAATATGTTAATGACAGTATAAGAGCTCTAGTTGTGGCTGGTTTTATTGCAATGGCCACTGTTGCTCACATCT from Williamwhitmania taraxaci harbors:
- a CDS encoding LysE family translocator, encoding MGLVLLIKGIIVGLLASIPLGPIGVICIQRTINKGRLSGFMSGIGAATADTIFATIAGFSLTFIINFIEEKQFFFQVAGGFIVMALGISIFYTNPIRQLKRHRKNKGSLIEDYLSVLFLTITNPLAVFLFIGLFATLRIVSPGGNVLYAGILLSGVFIGAAAWWLVLSTVVNRFRARFRLKQLWYINKISGGVIFILGLIAAFETLLPFFANL
- the lnt gene encoding apolipoprotein N-acyltransferase, translating into MKILESKRLPLLLSIASGLLLALPWYESFSGLILLFAFTPILYAEHLLSEKNARTRTVIMYAALAMAIWAGIDTWWIKNAATAGLIAAIIIHATFGSLVFALFHITKKRLGQTPGYISLIFFWIAFEYFYTNAEISFPWLTLGNGFAKDTFFIQWYEYTGIFGGSLWALLVNVVLFSTIISIIDRGKRHAYKMTIVTLCIVLLPIITSTIIYYNVVETGKKVNVVLLQPNIDPYHEKFDGLSSEEQTAILLNLAAEAVDSSTKLILGPETALQGRIMEESLELAPSIAMVKQFMEQHPNASMIVGMTSMKTYDTPYKPTPTARKYSDANQFYDRYNAALQINTSGFRVYHKSLLVVGVEKMPYLEYLPFIEELAVNLGGTIGSLGTQEERTVFQSSNDSIRVAPAICYESVYGEYYSGWVRNGANVGAIITNDGWWGDTPGYRQHLSYSSLRAIETRRYIARSANTGISAIINLKGEVVKRLGWWQRGYIKGEVVTNNKITFYAVWGDYIGRIATLLTLLMLPILLVKFLKRKGQ
- a CDS encoding ATP-binding response regulator, producing the protein MAESLPDDLKRKVAALNLFGLVSVTLFTVYAIIGLLTEADVIVIASLAALLLTLLSILFLNRRGKVTLSAYTLILSYMVVGLGMAYTGVSDQFSLLNSYFLPLFAVFMLSSNRALLVSSLYLGLVSALLFFPLFDRVIAFSLSFKITFFVSYILVFLTSWFVEYFWISVQSDLEKQVLVERNATKRKDEFIASLSHQIRTPLNNIMVIANLVDSLAEDEKMKDLIDTIHASTNNLVNVVNSMVEVANVDVTERDSFIINFNLSQTVANTIKLFAHQYSSNIQFNLKIDEIIPSSLGGEPVKIKQIFLNLIESLIKAKSNNKILIDIVVKKLSESPERVELLFELRSNSPIFIPTGDGRNQLITNDMVGNAIGSQVLVDVLDLRITQRLIESNGGRLSINLHSETSVFSFPYSFYKVVDINALTREELDGQSMQNNLSTSPNSLMRKVDLADANVLLVEDNLINQKIVILSLKKLVKNIEIANNGKEALDKFGTSRFDIILMDIQMPIMNGIVTTRKIREIESSTNTHTPIIAITANALQGDREECISAGMDEYLSKPFQIEVLIQKMKKLLQGS